A portion of the Sphingobacteriales bacterium genome contains these proteins:
- a CDS encoding aminodeoxychorismate synthase component I has product MNELGRKREPFFFCIDFEMLKPFVIPLDEIDPSILLFHFPAKTNFSAQMQKHREINLVKKPIAFTEYQQAFQKVRQELRHGNSYLLNLTFPTEIDVNASLPEIFSMADAPYKVWYRDEFTFFSPETFVRIRNGKIYTHPMKGTIDASTENAENKLLKDKKELAEHYTIVDLLRNDLAMISANVKVDRFRYLSYIKTHEKQLIQMSSEISGEPGKNFHQRLGDLIFTLLPAGSVSGAPKQKTVEIIRAVEKNDRGWFTGVCGIFDGNELDSCVMIRFIEKKNGRHFYRSGGGITVNSSAKKEYRELIDKVYVPVA; this is encoded by the coding sequence ATGAATGAGCTGGGGAGAAAAAGGGAACCTTTTTTCTTTTGCATTGATTTTGAAATGCTTAAACCATTCGTCATTCCTCTGGACGAAATAGATCCTTCCATCCTGTTGTTTCATTTCCCCGCCAAAACAAATTTTTCAGCTCAAATGCAAAAACATCGGGAGATAAATCTGGTTAAAAAACCCATTGCGTTCACTGAATATCAGCAGGCTTTTCAGAAAGTCAGGCAGGAGCTCAGGCATGGAAATTCTTACCTGCTCAACCTGACTTTTCCAACAGAAATAGATGTAAATGCAAGTCTGCCGGAAATTTTTTCCATGGCCGATGCGCCCTACAAGGTATGGTACCGCGATGAGTTTACATTTTTTTCACCTGAAACATTTGTCCGGATCAGAAATGGGAAAATCTATACCCATCCGATGAAAGGTACCATTGACGCAAGTACTGAAAATGCTGAAAACAAATTACTTAAAGATAAAAAAGAGCTTGCAGAGCACTATACCATTGTGGACCTGCTCCGTAATGATCTTGCCATGATCTCTGCCAATGTAAAAGTGGACCGCTTCCGGTATCTTTCCTACATCAAAACTCATGAAAAACAACTGATTCAGATGAGTTCCGAAATCTCAGGCGAACCGGGAAAAAACTTTCATCAGCGACTAGGTGACCTGATTTTCACTTTACTTCCTGCTGGCTCAGTAAGCGGAGCACCCAAACAAAAAACTGTTGAAATCATCAGAGCCGTTGAAAAAAACGACAGGGGCTGGTTTACAGGTGTCTGCGGTATCTTTGACGGGAATGAACTCGACAGCTGTGTGATGATACGTTTTATTGAAAAAAAGAACGGAAGGCATTTCTACCGGAGCGGAGGCGGAATAACGGTCAACTCATCAGCAAAAAAGGAATATCGGGAATTAATCGACAAAGTATATGTCCCTGTTGCTTGA